One segment of Fusarium oxysporum f. sp. lycopersici 4287 chromosome 7, whole genome shotgun sequence DNA contains the following:
- a CDS encoding ADA HAT complex component 1 yields the protein MFRFWTSESRGSDKTLPATPPIADLLKPFQSPLLPETKVSGSPEAQPPKRRRPSVYGSDKTSDMNVPIKRAKIDLDIIGDSFSASGPKPQESPTASSLDDARDEIRHQFGLEILLKHDELRLINQELAKCQVALEQLRRCHLIPYPVNCPTPEQMLNVSAGKGPAIQSRPGEAVPRWAPPFGVVDGPYARHYAKWLIPDPSFDGIQPEWHFTPEASRARASFAEGRTTRNSFTESGTSLKARSGRGAGSQKLQSLSSGYPQPKDKAGPCILKRADGKTVKLVCLDCNRENFSSTQGFINHCRIAHKRDFKSHEEAAVQSGHPIEVTEGGVVGEEKAPTPTMPTLTSTSVHPFAQPDMTEQQAYIALRSRIADSLRLYHQGKLPGVTHIPSLHGKPRGREVQMTGSVAGASDVPFLSHLLQSRKFDGNLRELVADAKTKIALDDMTSGEESEPAETSVEEMELGDPPAVRKPVVMRVPAKATHSPTVMAASVHSASSKGRAPPIAFKTSANCGSRNANPVLSDEDLDMEDVDMSPNTMVSNNAPSLVSDDGEYDDTDDGSSVSGTSDHLETESVSDVEEITLDDDQDSRSLRRGSSGASGAVRLRKDDPKHVTLMTPVKSNARERRSRKL from the coding sequence ATGTTTCGATTCTGGACATCTGAATCACGGGGAAGCGACAAGACGCTGCCGGCAACACCACCAATCGCAGACCTGCTGAAGCCATTTCAGTCACCCCTGTTACCAGAAACGAAAGTATCAGGGTCGCCCGAGGCGCAGCCTCCTAAACGGAGACGGCCAAGCGTATATGGCTCTGATAAAACGTCCGATATGAACGTGCCTATAAAGCGCGCCAAGATAGACCTAGATATAATAGGCGACAGTTTCTCAGCATCCGGCCCAAAACCACAAGAAAGTCCTACGGCCTCTAGTTTGGACGATGCCCGGGATGAGATTCGCCATCAGTTTGGTCTTGAAATTTTGCTAAAGCATGATGAACTTCGGCTCATTAACCAGGAACTCGCGAAATGTCAGGTTGCTCTGGAGCAGCTCCGACGTTGTCATCTCATCCCTTACCCTGTGAATTGCCCAACTCCTGAACAGATGCTGAATGTCAGTGCCGGAAAGGGACCAGCTATTCAGTCACGTCCGGGGGAAGCTGTACCAAGGTGGGCACCCCCGTTTGGTGTCGTTGATGGCCCATATGCCAGACACTATGCCAAGTGGCTTATTCCTGATCCTTCGTTTGATGGCATACAGCCCGAGTGGCATTTTACTCCAGAAGCCTCACGCGCGAGAGCTTCGTTTGCTGAAGGGCGGACGACAAGAAATAGCTTCACCGAATCTGGAACTTCGCTCAAGGCCCGTTCAGGCCGTGGAGCTGGGAGTCAGAAGTTACAATCTTTGTCAAGTGGCTATCCTCAACCAAAAGACAAGGCTGGCCCATGTATCTTGAAGCGCGCCGATGGGAAGACGGTAAAGTTGGTATGTCTTGATTGCAACCGGGAGAACTTTTCAAGTACTCAGGGATTTATCAATCACTGCCGCATTGCTCATAAGAGGGACTTCAAGAGCCACGAGGAAGCAGCCGTTCAGAGCGGACATCCAATTGAAGTAACAGAAGGGGGGGTTGTTGGAGAGGAAAAGGCGCCTACACCGACCATGCCAACTCTGACTTCCACTTCTGTGCATCCTTTCGCCCAACCTGATATGACTGAACAGCAGGCATACATTGCTCTCAGATCAAGAATTGCCGATTCGCTTAGGCTTTATCATCAAGGCAAGCTGCCTGGCGTCACTCATATCCCTTCGCTTCATGGCAAACCTCGTGGGCGTGAAGTGCAAATGACTGGCTCTGTCGCAGGAGCTTCGGATGTGCCCTTTCTCTCACATCTACTGCAAAGTCGGAAGTTCGACGGCAACTTACGTGAACTGGTTGCAGATGCAAAGACAAAGATTGCATTGGACGATATGACTTCCGGTGAAGAATCGGAGCCTGCTGAGACATcagttgaggagatggaacTAGGAGACCCGCCTGCTGTGCGAAAACCAGTCGTTATGCGCGTGCCCGCAAAGGCTACTCATTCTCCAACTGTCATGGCCGCATCAGTCCATTCAGCCAGTAGCAAAGGTCGTGCCCCCCCAATCGCGTTCAAGACGTCTGCAAACTGCGGATCGCGTAATGCGAATCCTGTACTTTCAGACGAAGATTTGGACATGGAAGATGTTGACATGAGCCCCAATACCATGGTCAGCAACAATGCGCCTTCCCTTGTTAGTGATGATGGAGAGTACGATGATACAGATGATGGCTCCTCTGTTTCTGGCACAAGTGATCATCTCGAAACCGAGTCAGTGTCGGACGTAGAAGAGATCACGTTGGATGACGACCAGGATTCGCGCTCACTGCGTCGGGGATCCAGCGGCGCATCAGGCGCCGTAAGGCTTCGTAAGGACGACCCCAAGCATGTTACTCTGATGACGCCGGTCAAGAGTAATGCCAGGGAACGAAGGTCGCGTAAACTCTGA
- a CDS encoding vacuolar transporter chaperone 1 → MSSQPLLQTTPGKRIALPTRVEPKVFFANERTFLSWLNFTVILGALAIGMLNFGDRVAFISAFLFTGVAMLTMIYALVTYHWRAKSIRMKGQAGFDDRFGPTVLAIILLLAVIVNFVLRITDKSKNNGN, encoded by the exons ATGTCTTCCCAACCTCTCCTTCAGACCACTCCCG GTAAGCGCATTGCTTTGCCAACCCGCGTCGAACCCAAGGTCTTCTTCGCGAACGAACGAACTTTCCTGTCATGGCTCAACTTCACCGTCATCCTCGGCGCCCTCGCCATCGGCATGCTTAACTTCGGTGATAGAGTCGCCTTCATCTCTGCATTCCTCTTCACTGGCGTCGCTATGTTGACCATGATATACGCATTGGTGACGTACCATTGGCGAGCCAAGTCTATAAGAATGAAGGGCCAGGCTGGCTTTGATGACCGTTTTGGTCCCACCGTTCTGGCCATCATTCTTCTACTGGCCGTCATTGTCAACTTTGTCCTCCGAATCACCGACAAGTCCAAGAACAATGGCAACTAG